A stretch of Brassica napus cultivar Da-Ae chromosome C6, Da-Ae, whole genome shotgun sequence DNA encodes these proteins:
- the LOC106404202 gene encoding uncharacterized protein LOC106404202, whose translation MVMDREERRRRIMERGSDRLALITGQLHNVDPSSPSFSSSSSTSHQRTYSESFMPQTQSEHRQIQESPSLKYQFKEEVKPREEPKLSTTHQRPIKREPTKPEEARSVKTQIQQPRSFFSSKKLNASIISSERSRSLSSLTIAVFVILLPRLNILRSGTILALRPLWLLLLTDCAIVMSHLTMEASGGGMSHETEEEVKSKDGSNGENWSDAEKLLERGVVLYQALRGMFIDCSLYMVVVICGASLL comes from the exons ATGGTGATGGAtagagaagaaaggagaagaagaattaTGGAAAGAGGATCGGATCGCCTAGCTTTAATCACAGGCCAATTACATAATGTTGATCCTTCATCGCCATCGttttcttcctcatcatcaACTTCTCACCAACGTACGTACAGCGAATCTTTCATGCCACAAACTCAATCTGAGCATCGTCAGATTCAAGAAAGCCCGTCTCTTAAGTATCAATTCAAAG AGGAAGTAAAGCCAAGAGAAGAACCAAAACTCTCGACCACTCATCAAAGACCAATTAAAAGAGAACCAACAAAACCAGAAGAAGCAAGATCGGTAAAGACTCAAATTCAACAACCTAGGAGTTTCTTCAGCTCCAAGAAACTCAATGCTAGCATCATAAGCTCAGAAAGAAGTCGGAGTTTAAGCTCCCTCACAATAGCTGTATTTGTGATTTTACTCCCGCGATTGAACATCTTAAGATCCGGCACTATCTTAGCTTTGAGACCTCTTTGGTTACTTCTGCTTACAGATTGTGCTATAGTAATGTCTCATCTCACCATGGAAGCTTCTGGAGGAGGAATGAGTCATGAAACGGAAGAAGAAGTTAAGAGTAAAGATGGTAGTAATGGTGAAAATTGGTCTGATGCAGAGAAGCTTCTAGAAAGAGGAGTTGTTTTGTATCAAGCTCTACGTGGAATGTTCATAGATTGTAGTCTTTATATGGTGGTTGTTATTTGTGGAGCCTCTCTACTTTGA
- the LOC106405924 gene encoding coatomer subunit beta'-2 isoform X2 has protein sequence MPLRLEIKKKLAQRSERVKSVDLHPTEPWILASLYSGTLCIWNYQTQVMAKSFEVTDLPVRSAKFIARKQWVVAGADDLYIRVYNYNTMDKVKVFEAHSDYIRCVAVHPTLPYVLSSSDDMLIKLWDWEKGWACTQIFEGHSHYVMQVTFNPKDTNTFASASLDRTIKIWNLGSPDPNFTLDAHQKGVNCVDYFTGGDKPYLITGSDDHTAKVWDYQTKSCVQTLDGHTHNVSAVCFHPELPIIITGSEDGTVRIWHSTTYRLENTLNYGLERVWAIGYVKSSRRVVIGYDEGTIMVKLGREVPVASMDNTGKIIWAKHNEIQTANIKSIGADYEVTDGERLPLAVKELGTCDLYPQSLKHNPNGRFVVVCGDGEYIIYTALAWRNRSFGSGLEFVWSSEGECAVRESSSKIKTFSKNFQEKKSIRPTFSAEKIFGGTLLAMCSNDFICFYDWAECRLIQRIDVTVKNLYWADSGDLVAIASDTSFYILKYNRDLVSSHFDSGRSTEEEGVEDAFEVLHENDERVRTGLWVGDCFIYNNSSSKLNYCVGGEVTTMYHLDRPMYLLGYLASQSRVFLVDKEFNVIGYTLLLSLIEYKTLVMRGDLEKASVILPTIPKDQHNSVAHFLESRGMIEEALEIATDPDYRFELAIQLGRLEIAQEIAVEVQSESKWKRLGELAMSSGKLQLAEECMKYAMDLSGLLLLYSSLGDAEGVSKLATLAKEQGKNNVAYLCLFMLGKLEDCLDLLVESNRIPEAALMARSYLPSKVSEIVALWRKDLSKINSKAAESLADPEEYSNLFDDWQVALSVEARAAETRGVYTAAENYPSHADRSSMTLVEAFRNLQVEEEGSLENGDMDHEEVVAEENGDEEKNEDVEEHHQEEQEEEGVVVDGDSTDGAVLVNGSEAEEEWGTNNEGNPSA, from the exons ATG CCTCTCAGGCTTGAGATCAAG AAAAAATTAGCTCAAAGGTCTGAGAGAGTGAAATCTGTGGATCTGCATCCTACAGAACCATG GATTTTAGCAAGTTTGTATTCTGGAACCTTGTGTATTTGGAACTACCAGACACAG GTGATGGCAAAATCTTTCGAGGTGACCGATTTACCAG TTCGGTCAGCCAAGTTTATTGCACGAAAGCAATGGGTTGTGGCTGGAGCTGATGACCTGTATATCCGTGTATACAATTACAATACCATGGACAAGGTTAAAGTGTTTGAGGCTCATTCAGACTACATCCGATGTGTGGCTGTTCATCCAACACTTCCATATGTTCTGTCATCGTCTGATGATATGCTCATAAAGCTTTGGGACTGGGAAAAGGGTTGGGCATGCACTCAGATATTCGAGGGACACTCGCACTATGTGATGCAAGTCACATTTAATCCAAAAGACACCAACACTTTTGCCAGTGCATCACTTGATCGTACTATAAAG ATCTGGAATCTTGGTTCTCCAGACCCAAATTTTACTTTGGATGCCCATCAGAAAGGAGTCAATTGTGTGGATTATTTCACTGGTGGTGACAAGCCCTATCTAATTACAGGCTCTGACGATCACACTGCGAAG GTTTGGGACTATCAAACAAAAAGTTGTGTCCAGACCCTGGACGGGCACACTCACAACGTATCTGCAGTATGTTTCCATCCAGAGCTTCCAATTATAATCACAGGTTCTGAAGACGGCACCGTTCGCATTTGGCATTCAACTACGTACAG GCTAGAGAACACATTAAACTATGGCCTCGAGAGAGTTTGGGCCATTGGTTACGTTAAAAGTTCACGCCG GGTTGTGATAGGATATGACGAAGGAACCATCATGGTTAAACTGGGACGAGAAGTTCCTGTTGCTAGCATGGACAATACTGGAAAAATCATATGGGCTAAGCATAATGAAATTCAAACTGCGAACATAAAAAGTATTGGTGCAGATTACGAG GTTACTGATGGAGAGAGGTTGCCCTTGGCTGTTAAAGAGCTTGGGACCTGTGATCTATATCCACAA AGCTTGAAGCACAATCCGAATGGGAGGTTTGTCGTAGTCTGTGGAGACGGGGAGTATATAATCTATACGGCTTTGGCTTGGAGAAATAGATCATTTGGTTCGGGACTGGAATTCGTTTGGTCGTCTGAGGGTGAGTGTGCGGTTAGAGAAAGCTCATCAAAGATTAAGACATTTAGCAAAAATTTCCAG GAAAAGAAGAGTATCCGCCCTACTTTCTCAGCTGAGAAGATCTTTGGAGGAACCTTGTTAGCTATGTGTTCAAATGATTTCATCTGCTTTTATGATTGGGCTGAATGTAGGCTTATTCAACGTATTGACGTCACTGTAAAG AATCTATATTGGGCTGACAGTGGTGATTTAGTAGCCATTGCTAGTGACACGTCATTCTACATCTTGAAATACAAC CGCGACTTAGTTTCCTCACATTTTGATAGTGGAAGATCTACGGAGGAAGAAGGTGTTGAGGATGCTTTTGAGGTTCTTCATGAGAATGACGAACGTGTTAGGACAGGTCTATGGGTTGGTGACTGTTTCATTTACAACAACTCTTCCTCGAAGCTTAACTATTGTGTCGGAGGCGAG GTAACCACAATGTATCATTTGGACCGACCAATGTATTTGTTGGGCTATCTTGCAAGTCAAAGTCGGGTCTTCTTGGTAGACAAAGAATTCAA TGTAATAGGGTACACCTTGCTGCTAAGCCTGATTGAGTACAAGACTCTTGTGATGCGAGGTGATCTAGAGAAAGCCAGTGTAATCTTACCTACAATTCCTAAAGATCAGCATAACAG TGTTGCTCATTTCTTGGAGTCACGAGGAATGATTGAAGAAGCTCTAGAAATTGCGACAGATCCTGACTACAGATTTGAGTTGGCCATACAACTGGGTAGACTTGAAATTGCTCAG GAAATCGCTGTAGAAGTACAGAGCGAGTCTAAATGGAAGCGATTAGGGGAGTTGGCGATGTCATCTGGGAAG CTGCAATTGGCAGAGGAGTGCATGAAGTATGCGATGGATCTGAGTGGTTTGTTACTGCTTTACTCTTCTTTGGGAGATGCTGAAGGTGTGTCAAAGCTTGCGACACTTGCTAAAGAACAAGGGAAGAACAATGTAGCCTATCTTTGCCTATTCATGCTCGGTAAATTGGAAGATTGTTTGGACTTGTTGGTGGAGAG CAACCGGATACCTGAAGCTGCTCTGATGGCAAGATCATATCTTCCAAGCAAAGTATCTGAGATAGTAGCTCTTTGGAGGAAAGATCTCAGCAAG ATAAATTCAAAAGCAGCAGAATCTTTGGCTGATCCAGAGGAGTACTCAAATCTGTTTGATGATTGGCAAGTTGCTCTTTCCGTCGAAGCAAGAGCTGCGGAGACAAG GGGAGTTTATACAGCTGCAGAAAATTATCCTAGTCATGCTGATAGATCTTCCATGACCCTCGTGGAAGCCTTTAGAAACTTGCAAGTTGAGGAAGAGGGATCACTTGAAAATGGAGATATGGATCACGAG GAGGTGGTAGCAGAAGAAAACGGAGATGAAGAAAAGAATGAGGATGTAGAGGAACATcatcaagaagaacaagaagaagaaggagttgTTGTTGATGGTGACTCGACCGATGGAGCAGTGCTTGTTAACGGAAGTGAGGCTGAAGAAGAGTGGGGTACGAATAATGAAGGAAACCCATCAGCCTAA
- the LOC106405924 gene encoding coatomer subunit beta'-2 isoform X1, with amino-acid sequence MPLRLEIKKKLAQRSERVKSVDLHPTEPWILASLYSGTLCIWNYQTQVMAKSFEVTDLPVRSAKFIARKQWVVAGADDLYIRVYNYNTMDKVKVFEAHSDYIRCVAVHPTLPYVLSSSDDMLIKLWDWEKGWACTQIFEGHSHYVMQVTFNPKDTNTFASASLDRTIKIWNLGSPDPNFTLDAHQKGVNCVDYFTGGDKPYLITGSDDHTAKVWDYQTKSCVQTLDGHTHNVSAVCFHPELPIIITGSEDGTVRIWHSTTYRLENTLNYGLERVWAIGYVKSSRRVVIGYDEGTIMVKLGREVPVASMDNTGKIIWAKHNEIQTANIKSIGADYEVTDGERLPLAVKELGTCDLYPQSLKHNPNGRFVVVCGDGEYIIYTALAWRNRSFGSGLEFVWSSEGECAVRESSSKIKTFSKNFQEKKSIRPTFSAEKIFGGTLLAMCSNDFICFYDWAECRLIQRIDVTVKNLYWADSGDLVAIASDTSFYILKYNRDLVSSHFDSGRSTEEEGVEDAFEVLHENDERVRTGLWVGDCFIYNNSSSKLNYCVGGEVTTMYHLDRPMYLLGYLASQSRVFLVDKEFNVIGYTLLLSLIEYKTLVMRGDLEKASVILPTIPKDQHNSVAHFLESRGMIEEALEIATDPDYRFELAIQLGRLEIAQEIAVEVQSESKWKRLGELAMSSGKLQLAEECMKYAMDLSGLLLLYSSLGDAEGVSKLATLAKEQGKNNVAYLCLFMLGKLEDCLDLLVESNRIPEAALMARSYLPSKVSEIVALWRKDLSKINSKAAESLADPEEYSNLFDDWQVALSVEARAAETRGVYTAAENYPSHADRSSMTLVEAFRNLQVEEEGSLENGDMDHEEVVAEENGDEEKNEDVEEHHQEEQEEEGVVVDGDSTDGAVLVNGSEAEEEWVLTPRQSSLAATWRCSNFLSEDSCWSEIFEQPLKCFEFICNK; translated from the exons ATG CCTCTCAGGCTTGAGATCAAG AAAAAATTAGCTCAAAGGTCTGAGAGAGTGAAATCTGTGGATCTGCATCCTACAGAACCATG GATTTTAGCAAGTTTGTATTCTGGAACCTTGTGTATTTGGAACTACCAGACACAG GTGATGGCAAAATCTTTCGAGGTGACCGATTTACCAG TTCGGTCAGCCAAGTTTATTGCACGAAAGCAATGGGTTGTGGCTGGAGCTGATGACCTGTATATCCGTGTATACAATTACAATACCATGGACAAGGTTAAAGTGTTTGAGGCTCATTCAGACTACATCCGATGTGTGGCTGTTCATCCAACACTTCCATATGTTCTGTCATCGTCTGATGATATGCTCATAAAGCTTTGGGACTGGGAAAAGGGTTGGGCATGCACTCAGATATTCGAGGGACACTCGCACTATGTGATGCAAGTCACATTTAATCCAAAAGACACCAACACTTTTGCCAGTGCATCACTTGATCGTACTATAAAG ATCTGGAATCTTGGTTCTCCAGACCCAAATTTTACTTTGGATGCCCATCAGAAAGGAGTCAATTGTGTGGATTATTTCACTGGTGGTGACAAGCCCTATCTAATTACAGGCTCTGACGATCACACTGCGAAG GTTTGGGACTATCAAACAAAAAGTTGTGTCCAGACCCTGGACGGGCACACTCACAACGTATCTGCAGTATGTTTCCATCCAGAGCTTCCAATTATAATCACAGGTTCTGAAGACGGCACCGTTCGCATTTGGCATTCAACTACGTACAG GCTAGAGAACACATTAAACTATGGCCTCGAGAGAGTTTGGGCCATTGGTTACGTTAAAAGTTCACGCCG GGTTGTGATAGGATATGACGAAGGAACCATCATGGTTAAACTGGGACGAGAAGTTCCTGTTGCTAGCATGGACAATACTGGAAAAATCATATGGGCTAAGCATAATGAAATTCAAACTGCGAACATAAAAAGTATTGGTGCAGATTACGAG GTTACTGATGGAGAGAGGTTGCCCTTGGCTGTTAAAGAGCTTGGGACCTGTGATCTATATCCACAA AGCTTGAAGCACAATCCGAATGGGAGGTTTGTCGTAGTCTGTGGAGACGGGGAGTATATAATCTATACGGCTTTGGCTTGGAGAAATAGATCATTTGGTTCGGGACTGGAATTCGTTTGGTCGTCTGAGGGTGAGTGTGCGGTTAGAGAAAGCTCATCAAAGATTAAGACATTTAGCAAAAATTTCCAG GAAAAGAAGAGTATCCGCCCTACTTTCTCAGCTGAGAAGATCTTTGGAGGAACCTTGTTAGCTATGTGTTCAAATGATTTCATCTGCTTTTATGATTGGGCTGAATGTAGGCTTATTCAACGTATTGACGTCACTGTAAAG AATCTATATTGGGCTGACAGTGGTGATTTAGTAGCCATTGCTAGTGACACGTCATTCTACATCTTGAAATACAAC CGCGACTTAGTTTCCTCACATTTTGATAGTGGAAGATCTACGGAGGAAGAAGGTGTTGAGGATGCTTTTGAGGTTCTTCATGAGAATGACGAACGTGTTAGGACAGGTCTATGGGTTGGTGACTGTTTCATTTACAACAACTCTTCCTCGAAGCTTAACTATTGTGTCGGAGGCGAG GTAACCACAATGTATCATTTGGACCGACCAATGTATTTGTTGGGCTATCTTGCAAGTCAAAGTCGGGTCTTCTTGGTAGACAAAGAATTCAA TGTAATAGGGTACACCTTGCTGCTAAGCCTGATTGAGTACAAGACTCTTGTGATGCGAGGTGATCTAGAGAAAGCCAGTGTAATCTTACCTACAATTCCTAAAGATCAGCATAACAG TGTTGCTCATTTCTTGGAGTCACGAGGAATGATTGAAGAAGCTCTAGAAATTGCGACAGATCCTGACTACAGATTTGAGTTGGCCATACAACTGGGTAGACTTGAAATTGCTCAG GAAATCGCTGTAGAAGTACAGAGCGAGTCTAAATGGAAGCGATTAGGGGAGTTGGCGATGTCATCTGGGAAG CTGCAATTGGCAGAGGAGTGCATGAAGTATGCGATGGATCTGAGTGGTTTGTTACTGCTTTACTCTTCTTTGGGAGATGCTGAAGGTGTGTCAAAGCTTGCGACACTTGCTAAAGAACAAGGGAAGAACAATGTAGCCTATCTTTGCCTATTCATGCTCGGTAAATTGGAAGATTGTTTGGACTTGTTGGTGGAGAG CAACCGGATACCTGAAGCTGCTCTGATGGCAAGATCATATCTTCCAAGCAAAGTATCTGAGATAGTAGCTCTTTGGAGGAAAGATCTCAGCAAG ATAAATTCAAAAGCAGCAGAATCTTTGGCTGATCCAGAGGAGTACTCAAATCTGTTTGATGATTGGCAAGTTGCTCTTTCCGTCGAAGCAAGAGCTGCGGAGACAAG GGGAGTTTATACAGCTGCAGAAAATTATCCTAGTCATGCTGATAGATCTTCCATGACCCTCGTGGAAGCCTTTAGAAACTTGCAAGTTGAGGAAGAGGGATCACTTGAAAATGGAGATATGGATCACGAG GAGGTGGTAGCAGAAGAAAACGGAGATGAAGAAAAGAATGAGGATGTAGAGGAACATcatcaagaagaacaagaagaagaaggagttgTTGTTGATGGTGACTCGACCGATGGAGCAGTGCTTGTTAACGGAAGTGAGGCTGAAGAAGAGTGGG TGCTTACACCACGTCAATCGAGTTTGGCAGCAACATGGAGATGTAGCAACTTTCTTTCTGAGGATTCATGTTGGTCAGAGATATTCGAGCAGCCTTTGAAGTGTTTTGAATTCATCTGTAATAAATAa